One window of Vespula pensylvanica isolate Volc-1 chromosome 15, ASM1446617v1, whole genome shotgun sequence genomic DNA carries:
- the LOC122634605 gene encoding methylenetetrahydrofolate reductase, producing the protein MRSFVAGIKVTLEGKINNDNDCKITKDCRLNRRTNEMVDLQQVINEKVNKKEVFYSFELFPMKGSSDIYKRFFAEMDKYSPLFYALTWHSKGLINSYLSLDIVEQFPSRTLLHLAAKGLKRCNVEMILKRAYNLGIRNIFALQGDSILEDGDFPHAIDLVKFIRSCFGKKFSICVAGYPDMHPLSPNKDFDLFYLKAKVDAGADFIITQIFFESDTFINFVNDCKNIGITIPIIPGIFPIPEYKCLQRMTNICRLHIPRKIVDRLETIKDDDEAVKNFGIEFAIDLIKDILESRASYGFHLFTLNKIPMAQNICNQLNLTYQLHSEQL; encoded by the exons atgagaAGTTTTGTTGCGGGAATAAAAGTAACGTTAGAAGGGAAGATCAATAACGACAACGACTGTAAGATAACAAAGGATTGTCGGTTAAATAGACGTACGAATGAAATGGTTGATCTGCAGCAAGTAATCAatgaaaaagttaataaaaaagaagtattctACAGCTTCGAACTTTTTCCGATGAAAGGATCTAGCGATATCTATAAGAG ATTCTTTGCAGAGATGGACAAATattctcctttattttatgCTTTAACTTGGCATAGTAAAGGTCTTATAAATTCTTACTTGTCCTTGGATATAGTCGAACAATTTCCTTCTCGTACGTTATTACATCTAGCGGCTAAAGGTTTGAAACGATGCAACgtagaaatgatattaaaaagagcGTATAATCTtggaataagaaatatttttgcacTTCAAGGAg ATTCGATACTCGAAGATGGTGATTTTCCACATGCTATTGATTTAGTCAAATTTATTAGATCATGTTTTGGTAAAAAATTTAGTATTTGTGTTGCGGGTTATCCCGATATGCATCCGTTATCGCCAAACAAAGATTTTGATCTCTTTTATCTAAAAGCAAAA GTTGATGCAGGTgcagattttattataacacaaatatttttcgagtctgatacatttataaattttgttaatgatTGTAAAAATATCGGAATAACAATTCCTATTATCCCTGGTATTTTTCCTATACCGGAGTATAAATGTTTACAAAGAATGACTAATATTTGTCGCTTACATATACCAAGGAAAATAGTCGATCGTTTAGAGACAATAAAGGATGACGACGAAGCGGTAAAGAATTTTGGAATTGAATTCgcaatcgatttaattaaggATATACTCGAGAGCCGAGCTTCCTATGGTTTTCACTTATTTACATTAAACAA aaTACCAATGGctcaaaatatatgtaatcagTTGAATCTAACCTACCAATTACATTCAGAAcagttataa